A portion of the Pedobacter cryoconitis genome contains these proteins:
- a CDS encoding DUF2931 family protein: MKKIASLIIISLGLCFIFSCQNKSETTMKRYDWIATENAPKEYPMRIYSGTFYAGENPVNAIPEGTTINYGWGATGSIESSGDALKEVPDTLALTWISFTENKNYTGKFPLNVKLIDSLFSAGYPAEDLPSGHEDFFYFKVGMAPGGVVVLWLGGPGKQVEVGRYQGKETNDVDWKSAIPGYDGTMKEYGKHIIADLPKEVQQQIIENKIPYGKWDHWRRHFNWKPVITGDVNILSLSMFMFNKEMDFLIGKRLNPVGYIQRGAIEKLYIFWVDHKKREMRSQIDFDEAETDQIFSALKPGENCDLLLHVTNDGEVTVNLKTAAGVIPFKKAKVHTYLR, from the coding sequence ATGAAAAAGATAGCTAGTCTGATTATAATAAGCCTCGGGCTTTGCTTTATTTTTTCCTGTCAGAATAAATCTGAAACCACTATGAAAAGATACGATTGGATAGCCACTGAGAATGCACCAAAAGAATATCCAATGCGGATTTACAGCGGAACTTTTTATGCTGGAGAAAACCCAGTTAATGCTATTCCTGAAGGAACGACCATAAATTACGGGTGGGGAGCAACCGGATCAATAGAATCTTCAGGAGACGCTTTAAAAGAGGTACCCGACACTTTAGCGTTAACCTGGATTTCATTTACTGAGAACAAAAATTATACAGGTAAATTCCCGTTGAATGTTAAACTCATAGATTCATTGTTCAGCGCAGGATATCCCGCAGAAGATCTACCATCGGGGCATGAAGACTTTTTTTACTTCAAAGTAGGAATGGCTCCGGGCGGAGTAGTTGTCCTTTGGCTTGGTGGGCCAGGTAAACAGGTAGAAGTTGGCCGTTACCAGGGAAAAGAAACAAATGATGTAGACTGGAAAAGTGCAATACCAGGCTATGATGGTACGATGAAAGAATATGGTAAGCATATTATTGCGGATTTACCAAAAGAAGTACAACAACAGATCATTGAAAATAAAATTCCATATGGAAAGTGGGATCACTGGAGAAGACATTTCAACTGGAAGCCAGTAATAACGGGAGATGTTAACATCCTCAGTCTATCTATGTTCATGTTCAACAAAGAGATGGACTTTCTAATAGGAAAAAGATTAAATCCAGTCGGCTATATCCAAAGAGGAGCAATTGAAAAACTATACATTTTCTGGGTTGATCATAAGAAACGCGAGATGAGATCTCAGATAGATTTCGATGAGGCAGAAACTGATCAGATATTTTCTGCATTAAAACCCGGAGAAAACTGTGATCTGCTACTACATGTGACCAACGATGGCGAAGTCACTGTAAACTTAAAAACAGCTGCCGGAGTAATCCCATTCAAAAAAGCTAAGGTTCATACCTATCTGCGCTAA
- a CDS encoding T6SS phospholipase effector Tle1-like catalytic domain-containing protein yields MEKGNIIKISRGHLTEISKGDYVASGKSISSNAAHKITENSKEGIFFGEPKKMNGIKDDSVDVVAGVFFDGTRNNRINNTLRNQHQTNNKNPTQGLEGQDSYQNAPSNVQNLARAFIKDTVHRAVYIEGVATTDYAKDKSVAAGLGYFETGIHDKVTRGCLLLAKELGDLIRLEGVKINKLTIDIFGFSRGSTCARNFIHEITKPEQTTTLFKHRQYKNGYYFGADGTKRANIQIESTNKGITKQPARGMLGQYFLDKHVKFNSFHLRFGGLFDSVSSYGLMHWDDVWELDLNAINKMAHVVHLTAADERRDNFELTAITKGITKNLPGVHSDIGGGYRDHIVDKFLVKAKNKERVLVALDPKIEAEKKRLIEQAWYTKEQFTLEGSKYETKRLFGTRRIRNNYSYIPLHLMAEFSKSLGGVIFDKNVLAYDFKIAEDDPKLNLKKVYDRLYKYAFKDAPPMLYFTEHEIELLRAKAREGLLSKEKFAMLANDHNMLRQLRSRYLHNSADFGDFGMQPTWDNQRVIYNKK; encoded by the coding sequence ATGGAGAAAGGCAACATCATAAAAATCTCCCGGGGGCATCTTACGGAAATATCTAAAGGCGATTATGTAGCGAGTGGGAAAAGTATTAGTTCAAACGCGGCACATAAAATTACCGAGAATAGCAAGGAGGGAATTTTTTTCGGGGAACCGAAAAAGATGAACGGGATTAAGGACGATAGTGTTGATGTGGTGGCCGGGGTGTTTTTTGATGGAACAAGAAATAACAGGATCAATAACACACTTAGAAACCAGCATCAGACAAACAATAAAAATCCAACCCAGGGTCTTGAAGGCCAGGATAGTTATCAGAATGCACCGTCAAATGTACAGAATCTGGCAAGAGCATTCATAAAGGACACAGTCCATCGTGCTGTTTATATTGAAGGAGTAGCGACAACTGATTACGCAAAAGATAAAAGTGTTGCAGCTGGTTTAGGCTATTTTGAAACCGGAATCCATGATAAAGTAACCAGAGGTTGTTTACTTTTAGCCAAAGAATTAGGTGATTTAATAAGGCTTGAAGGAGTAAAAATAAATAAACTGACTATCGATATTTTTGGATTCAGCCGGGGATCAACCTGTGCCCGCAATTTTATACATGAGATCACAAAACCAGAACAAACAACAACACTTTTCAAGCACAGACAGTATAAAAATGGATATTATTTTGGCGCAGATGGGACAAAAAGAGCTAATATCCAAATTGAATCAACTAACAAGGGTATAACAAAACAACCTGCAAGAGGAATGCTGGGGCAATATTTTTTAGATAAACATGTAAAGTTTAATTCTTTTCACCTGAGATTTGGAGGATTGTTTGATAGTGTTTCATCTTATGGACTCATGCATTGGGATGATGTTTGGGAACTAGATTTGAATGCAATTAATAAAATGGCACACGTGGTACATTTAACCGCTGCGGATGAGCGCAGAGATAACTTTGAACTTACTGCGATAACAAAAGGTATTACAAAGAATTTACCAGGAGTACATTCTGATATTGGCGGAGGATACAGGGATCATATAGTTGATAAATTCCTAGTTAAGGCTAAAAATAAAGAAAGAGTATTGGTTGCGCTTGACCCTAAAATTGAAGCTGAAAAAAAGAGGTTAATAGAACAAGCCTGGTATACAAAAGAACAATTTACCCTTGAAGGAAGTAAATATGAAACAAAGCGGCTTTTTGGCACCCGTAGAATTAGAAATAATTATTCTTATATTCCACTTCACCTGATGGCAGAATTTAGTAAATCGCTTGGAGGAGTAATATTTGATAAAAATGTCCTTGCGTATGATTTTAAAATAGCCGAAGATGATCCAAAATTGAACCTCAAAAAGGTATATGACAGACTTTACAAGTATGCCTTTAAAGATGCGCCACCAATGCTTTATTTTACAGAACATGAAATCGAGCTTTTAAGGGCAAAAGCCCGTGAAGGGCTACTCTCTAAAGAGAAATTTGCAATGTTAGCAAACGATCATAATATGCTCAGGCAGCTCAGAAGTCGCTATCTTCATAACTCTGCGGATTTTGGTGACTTTGGTATGCAACCAACGTGGGATAATCAAAGAGTTATTTACAATAAAAAATAA
- a CDS encoding DEAD/DEAH box helicase: MLFEELNLIEPILKALQAEGYTNPTPIQEQSIPTILTSRDLLGCAQTGTGKTAAFAIPMLQLLNKEHQNTKGPRPIRALVLTPTRELAIQIEESFKAYGKNLSLRHLVIFGGVGQKAQTDALHRGVDILIATPGRLLDLMNQGFINLKDVEIFVLDEADRMLDMGFIHDVKKTIAKLPAKRQTLFFSATMPGEIQKLANTILTDPLKVEVTPVSSTAEKIEQSIYYVDKNDKKNLLIHILKDKTITTALVFTRTKHGADRIVKDLIKVGVKAEAIHGNKSQNARQRALTNFKDKTTRILVATDIAARGIDVDELTHVINYELPNVPETYVHRIGRTGRAGNSGVSFSFCDGEEKEYLDDIEKLIALKIPVQEDHPYAMSWQSLMSGAAAAKVKGKSKPSRGGRQERTEYKPNLSGAKRTPGGGNGGGNRRFSGSRPKAKTD, translated from the coding sequence TTGTTATTCGAAGAATTAAACCTGATTGAGCCTATTTTAAAAGCGCTGCAAGCAGAGGGTTATACTAACCCAACCCCTATACAAGAACAATCTATCCCTACTATATTAACAAGCAGAGACTTACTAGGCTGTGCGCAAACCGGAACTGGTAAAACAGCGGCTTTTGCAATTCCTATGTTACAACTGCTGAATAAAGAACATCAGAATACTAAAGGCCCGAGACCTATCCGTGCCCTGGTATTAACGCCAACGCGTGAGCTTGCCATTCAGATTGAAGAAAGTTTCAAAGCTTATGGTAAAAACCTTTCGCTGCGCCACCTGGTTATTTTTGGTGGTGTTGGACAAAAAGCACAAACTGATGCTTTACATCGCGGCGTAGATATCCTGATCGCTACACCAGGCAGATTGCTTGATTTAATGAACCAGGGTTTCATCAACCTTAAAGATGTTGAAATATTTGTACTGGATGAAGCAGACAGAATGCTGGACATGGGTTTCATTCACGATGTGAAGAAAACTATTGCAAAGCTGCCTGCTAAAAGACAGACTTTGTTTTTCTCAGCAACGATGCCTGGTGAAATTCAAAAACTGGCGAATACGATTTTAACTGATCCGTTAAAAGTAGAAGTAACGCCTGTATCTTCAACTGCAGAAAAAATTGAGCAATCTATCTATTATGTAGATAAGAATGATAAGAAAAATCTATTAATCCATATTCTTAAGGATAAAACAATTACTACAGCACTTGTTTTTACCCGTACAAAACATGGTGCAGACCGTATTGTTAAAGACCTGATTAAAGTTGGTGTAAAAGCTGAAGCTATTCACGGTAATAAATCACAGAATGCGAGACAAAGAGCTTTAACTAACTTTAAAGACAAAACTACCCGCATTCTTGTGGCTACTGATATTGCTGCACGTGGTATCGACGTAGATGAATTGACACATGTAATCAACTATGAATTGCCAAACGTTCCTGAAACCTATGTTCACAGAATTGGCCGTACAGGCCGTGCTGGTAACAGCGGGGTTTCCTTCTCTTTCTGCGATGGGGAAGAAAAAGAATACCTGGATGATATCGAGAAATTAATTGCCCTTAAAATTCCTGTACAGGAAGATCATCCATATGCAATGAGCTGGCAGAGCCTGATGTCTGGCGCCGCAGCGGCAAAAGTAAAAGGAAAGAGCAAACCTTCAAGAGGTGGCCGTCAGGAAAGAACTGAATATAAGCCAAACCTTAGTGGGGCAAAAAGAACTCCGGGTGGTGGCAATGGTGGCGGTAACCGCAGATTCAGCGGTTCAAGACCTAAAGCTAAAACAGATTAA
- a CDS encoding MFS transporter: MQQKELPLSKEITYAAGMMGWSIMTNIIIVMLPYFYLPPNNSGLTPLVPQLIVFGVFNILALIAASGRLFDAFYDPFIASVSDASNNPKGRRIPIMRYAIVPAVIFCGLIFHPLVKAESTTNAWWLTLMLIGFFMSVTTYIIPYNALLAELAHTAEQKVKLSTFQQVGFVMGMILSAMINNFADLIQFIFHIQERMEALQYTIIGLSIFSGLVMILPVVTINEKEYSNGKPTHIPLLPAIKNTFRNANFKYYLISDFAYYTALSIISSGLLYFVSVLLKLPESDGGKYMGIMVFLSLLFYPFVNSGAKRYGRKALVLAAFAILSLIFVTIYFLGHLPFPPAMQMYILVVCASFPLAALGILPNAILADIAQKDTRETGENHEGMFFAVKYLFVKLGQTVGIALFAMLTVYGKDPGHDFGLRLNGVAGFVLCVLALLFFTRFKEDK, from the coding sequence ATGCAGCAGAAGGAACTGCCCTTAAGTAAAGAGATTACGTATGCAGCCGGAATGATGGGCTGGAGCATTATGACCAATATTATTATTGTCATGCTTCCATATTTCTACCTGCCGCCTAACAATTCTGGCTTAACTCCTTTAGTTCCTCAGCTGATTGTATTTGGCGTCTTTAACATTCTTGCGCTCATTGCTGCATCAGGCAGATTATTTGATGCCTTTTATGATCCTTTTATTGCTTCAGTAAGCGATGCGAGTAATAATCCTAAGGGCAGGCGTATCCCAATAATGCGTTATGCCATTGTCCCTGCAGTTATTTTTTGCGGACTGATTTTCCACCCTTTGGTTAAGGCAGAATCGACTACAAACGCCTGGTGGCTTACATTAATGCTGATAGGTTTTTTCATGTCAGTTACCACTTATATTATCCCCTATAATGCATTACTGGCCGAACTGGCACATACAGCCGAGCAAAAAGTTAAGCTATCTACCTTTCAGCAGGTTGGATTTGTGATGGGAATGATCCTTTCTGCAATGATCAATAATTTTGCAGATCTGATTCAGTTTATCTTTCATATTCAGGAAAGAATGGAAGCACTTCAATATACCATTATCGGGCTGAGTATTTTTTCCGGACTGGTGATGATCCTTCCCGTGGTTACCATCAACGAAAAAGAATACAGCAATGGCAAGCCTACACATATTCCCCTGCTTCCAGCTATCAAAAATACTTTCCGCAATGCGAATTTCAAATATTACCTGATTTCAGATTTCGCCTATTATACGGCGCTAAGTATCATTTCGAGTGGTTTGCTTTATTTCGTCAGTGTTTTATTGAAGTTGCCTGAGTCTGATGGTGGAAAATATATGGGGATTATGGTTTTCCTTTCTCTTTTATTTTATCCTTTCGTAAATTCCGGGGCAAAACGCTATGGCAGAAAAGCACTGGTGCTTGCTGCTTTCGCTATTCTTAGTCTTATTTTTGTCACTATTTACTTTCTTGGCCATCTGCCTTTTCCGCCGGCGATGCAAATGTATATCCTGGTGGTCTGTGCTTCCTTTCCGCTGGCTGCTCTTGGTATTCTGCCTAATGCAATTCTGGCTGACATCGCCCAAAAAGACACCAGGGAGACCGGTGAAAACCATGAAGGCATGTTTTTCGCCGTGAAATATCTCTTTGTTAAACTTGGCCAAACTGTAGGAATTGCACTTTTTGCAATGCTTACTGTTTATGGTAAAGATCCGGGACACGATTTTGGCCTGCGTTTAAATGGTGTTGCAGGCTTTGTTTTATGTGTGCTCGCCTTATTGTTTTTCACCCGCTTTAAAGAAGACAAATAA
- a CDS encoding APC family permease — translation MQPKKQLSLFDLSMIVVSLVIGMGIFRTPVNVAAKAQIPELFFLAWIIGGLVAYCGALIYAEIGSRFPVTGGYYKIFSTCYHPSVAFAINGIVVLTSAASMAGVTLIGSEYLSSVIFPPAMQTDFYRLVIAAITILIFYSINLMGLKASSKVQNILTVIKITLVLTLICAIFFGGQTENITPVFKTVSGNSPVWSDYGKALGICLIAVTFSFAGYTQTINLGGEVKDAKKMIPKGIKMGLFIIISLYLLINYAYVKVIGFEQLKTAHSIAAILAGKIFGPAGFTILSAVIFLSVLGYVNVNLLSNPRAMFAMGEEKALPSIFAQKNKKTEVMVVSLTTFTALVMTTLFFAQTFDKIVNYSIILECIGTASSAATLFILRRTTAHLDQNSIYKMKWYPALPILFISFYLFVGISIYQDDPSAAINGLYIFIGFIAIYFISKIVNKKKKIADAAEGTALK, via the coding sequence ATGCAGCCTAAAAAACAGCTTTCCCTTTTTGATTTGTCTATGATCGTTGTCAGTCTGGTCATTGGAATGGGCATCTTCCGTACACCAGTCAATGTAGCTGCCAAGGCACAGATTCCAGAATTATTCTTTCTGGCCTGGATTATTGGTGGTTTAGTAGCTTATTGCGGGGCACTGATCTACGCAGAAATCGGTTCACGTTTCCCGGTAACAGGTGGTTATTATAAGATATTTTCCACCTGCTATCATCCTTCGGTAGCCTTTGCTATCAACGGAATAGTCGTGTTAACAAGTGCTGCTTCTATGGCTGGAGTAACCTTAATCGGTTCAGAATACCTGAGCAGTGTTATCTTTCCACCAGCAATGCAGACTGATTTTTACCGGCTTGTTATCGCTGCTATCACTATATTGATATTTTATAGTATCAACCTGATGGGTTTAAAGGCGAGTTCCAAAGTCCAGAACATCCTGACTGTAATTAAAATTACACTCGTACTTACCTTGATTTGCGCTATATTTTTTGGCGGACAAACTGAAAACATCACGCCTGTATTTAAAACAGTTTCAGGTAATTCACCTGTCTGGTCAGATTATGGGAAAGCATTGGGAATTTGCCTGATTGCAGTAACTTTTTCCTTCGCTGGCTATACACAAACGATCAACCTGGGCGGTGAAGTTAAAGATGCGAAGAAGATGATTCCCAAAGGAATAAAAATGGGACTGTTTATTATCATTTCCCTATACCTGTTAATCAATTATGCTTATGTTAAAGTTATAGGGTTTGAACAGTTAAAAACTGCCCATAGCATTGCAGCAATATTAGCAGGGAAGATTTTCGGTCCCGCAGGCTTCACTATACTCTCTGCAGTTATCTTTTTATCTGTCCTCGGTTATGTGAATGTGAATCTGCTTAGTAATCCAAGGGCGATGTTTGCCATGGGCGAAGAAAAAGCACTGCCTTCAATTTTTGCACAAAAGAATAAGAAAACAGAAGTGATGGTGGTGAGCCTCACGACTTTCACAGCGCTGGTGATGACCACGCTCTTTTTTGCCCAGACTTTTGATAAAATTGTCAACTACTCTATTATCCTGGAATGTATCGGAACAGCTAGTTCAGCTGCGACCCTGTTTATTCTGCGCAGGACTACCGCTCATTTAGATCAGAACAGTATTTATAAGATGAAATGGTACCCGGCTCTCCCAATCTTATTTATTTCTTTTTATTTATTCGTAGGAATCAGTATTTATCAGGATGATCCATCCGCTGCTATCAACGGATTGTATATATTTATAGGATTCATAGCCATTTATTTTATCTCAAAAATAGTCAACAAAAAGAAGAAAATAGCCGATGCAGCAGAAGGAACTGCCCTTAAGTAA
- a CDS encoding DNA topoisomerase IV subunit B translates to MAEPIYNDDSIRSLDWKEHIRLRPGMYIGKLGDGSAQDDGIYVLLKEIMDNSIDEFVMGSGRIIDITVSDSKVNVRDYGRGIPLGKVIDCVSKINTGGKYDSNAFQKSVGLNGVGTKAVNALSTNFLVQSYRDGKTKKVEFSRGEITMDHPIIDTTQRNGTAITFYPDETIFRNYHYIPDFVESMIWNYVFLNTGLTVNFNNQKYLSERGLYDLLHKVADVENIRYPIIHLKGNDIEIAMTHGQQYGEDYHSFVNGQHTTQGGTHQAAFREAVVKTIREFYKKEYEASDIRSSIIAAISVRVQEPVFESQTKTKLGSQNMGPEGPSVRTFINDFVKKELDDYLHKHTDVADALLKRILQSERERKDIAGIKKLANDRAKKASLHNKKLRDCKVHFSSTHEKRYETTLFITEGDSASGSITKSRDVDCQAVFSLKGKPLNCYELTKKVVYENEEFNLLQHALNIEDGLEGLHYNNIVIATDADVDGMHIRLLMMTFFLQFFPDLVRAGHVYILQTPLFRVRNKKETIYCYSDDERKRAIEKLGNKPEITRFKGLGEISPDEFGLFIGKDIRLDPVILKDQTIKSLLEYYMGKNTPDRQQHIIRNLRVEKDTVEALISADLDAATAAVSEDIITDEIAEPA, encoded by the coding sequence ATGGCTGAACCTATATATAACGATGACAGTATACGGTCACTGGACTGGAAAGAACACATCAGATTACGCCCTGGTATGTATATCGGGAAGCTGGGTGATGGCTCCGCTCAGGATGATGGTATTTATGTCTTGCTTAAGGAGATCATGGATAACTCTATTGATGAGTTTGTAATGGGATCTGGCCGTATCATTGATATTACTGTTTCTGATTCTAAGGTGAATGTACGTGATTATGGCCGTGGTATTCCATTGGGTAAAGTAATTGACTGTGTGTCAAAGATCAATACTGGTGGTAAATATGATAGTAACGCTTTTCAGAAATCTGTAGGATTAAACGGGGTGGGTACGAAAGCTGTAAATGCTTTATCGACCAATTTCCTGGTACAGTCTTACCGTGATGGAAAAACGAAAAAGGTGGAGTTTTCAAGAGGGGAGATCACCATGGATCATCCTATTATTGATACCACGCAAAGAAATGGTACTGCTATTACTTTCTATCCTGATGAGACTATTTTCAGAAATTACCATTATATCCCTGATTTTGTAGAAAGTATGATCTGGAACTATGTGTTCCTGAATACTGGTTTAACGGTTAATTTTAACAATCAAAAATACTTATCGGAACGTGGTCTGTATGATTTGCTGCATAAGGTAGCAGATGTAGAAAATATCCGTTATCCGATTATTCACCTGAAAGGGAATGATATCGAAATTGCAATGACCCATGGTCAGCAATACGGAGAAGATTATCATTCTTTTGTGAATGGACAGCATACTACTCAGGGGGGTACACACCAGGCTGCTTTCAGAGAAGCGGTGGTGAAAACTATCCGTGAGTTCTATAAAAAAGAATACGAGGCTTCTGATATCCGTTCTTCCATTATTGCTGCGATTTCTGTTCGTGTGCAGGAGCCGGTATTTGAGTCACAGACAAAAACTAAATTGGGTTCTCAAAATATGGGGCCTGAAGGACCGTCTGTGCGTACTTTCATTAATGATTTTGTGAAGAAAGAACTGGATGATTATTTGCATAAGCATACCGATGTCGCTGATGCTTTATTAAAGCGTATCCTGCAATCGGAACGTGAACGTAAGGATATCGCCGGAATCAAGAAATTAGCGAATGACAGAGCTAAAAAAGCGTCTCTTCACAATAAAAAACTCAGAGATTGTAAAGTCCATTTCAGCAGTACGCACGAAAAACGTTATGAAACTACTTTGTTTATTACAGAGGGGGATTCTGCATCGGGATCTATTACGAAATCAAGAGATGTAGATTGCCAGGCTGTATTCAGTTTAAAGGGTAAACCTCTGAATTGTTATGAACTGACCAAAAAGGTGGTTTATGAAAATGAGGAATTCAATTTATTGCAGCATGCGCTGAATATTGAAGACGGGCTGGAAGGTCTGCATTATAATAATATTGTGATTGCAACTGATGCCGATGTGGATGGTATGCACATCAGGTTATTGATGATGACTTTCTTTTTGCAGTTCTTCCCCGATCTGGTCAGAGCAGGACATGTTTATATTCTGCAAACTCCTTTATTCAGGGTACGCAATAAGAAAGAGACAATCTACTGCTATAGTGATGATGAGCGTAAGAGAGCAATTGAGAAATTGGGAAATAAGCCGGAGATTACTCGATTTAAAGGTTTAGGCGAAATTTCTCCTGATGAATTTGGTTTATTTATCGGTAAAGATATCCGCTTAGACCCGGTAATTCTGAAAGACCAGACAATTAAAAGTTTGCTGGAATATTATATGGGTAAAAATACACCAGACAGACAACAGCATATTATCAGAAACTTAAGAGTGGAGAAAGATACTGTGGAAGCTTTGATCTCTGCTGATTTAGATGCAGCAACAGCGGCAGTTTCTGAAGATATCATTACAGATGAAATTGCAGAACCGGCTTAG
- a CDS encoding YihY/virulence factor BrkB family protein, translating into MKVLHQIKRFFIALYHLFVAAGAGFIEDRVMKLSAALAYYTIFSLTPLIIIVISAASIFFSDKLNPGTELFAQINEIAGAEAAKQIQGFVTSANLTGKSTIGLIIGIGTLIVGSTAIFIEIQDSINMIWKVKAVPKKGWLKMLTNRLLSFSLIVSMGFLLLVSLVINSIVVGLGSKLGELVARSKISEIIPVADTTTTLLIYILNNAFTLAAVTAVFTIIFKVLPDVILRWKSALIGALFTALLFSLGKYLIGVYIEKGNPASAFGAASSIIVILLWIYYTSIILYFGAEFTQAYAEKYDKGIRPSKYAVHTQITVVEKKVDVLPPQHPEETKTEPA; encoded by the coding sequence ATGAAAGTATTACATCAAATCAAACGCTTCTTCATTGCACTGTACCACCTGTTTGTGGCGGCCGGAGCAGGCTTTATCGAAGACCGTGTGATGAAGTTAAGCGCCGCACTTGCTTACTATACGATCTTCTCCTTAACACCCCTGATTATTATCGTTATTTCAGCTGCGAGTATATTTTTCAGTGATAAACTGAATCCGGGAACAGAATTATTTGCTCAGATCAACGAAATAGCAGGAGCTGAAGCAGCTAAACAAATACAAGGATTTGTTACTAGTGCTAATCTTACCGGTAAAAGTACAATAGGACTGATTATAGGTATCGGAACATTAATTGTCGGTTCAACGGCTATTTTCATTGAAATCCAGGACAGTATCAATATGATCTGGAAAGTAAAAGCTGTTCCTAAAAAAGGATGGTTAAAAATGCTGACCAACAGATTACTTTCTTTCTCATTAATTGTATCTATGGGTTTCCTTTTATTGGTTTCCCTGGTTATTAACAGTATTGTAGTCGGGCTTGGTTCTAAATTAGGAGAGCTGGTAGCCAGAAGTAAAATAAGCGAAATTATTCCTGTCGCAGATACGACGACGACCCTGTTAATTTACATCCTGAACAATGCTTTTACTTTAGCAGCTGTAACGGCTGTATTTACTATTATTTTTAAAGTATTGCCTGATGTAATTTTAAGATGGAAATCAGCTCTTATAGGTGCTCTATTTACTGCGCTGCTATTCAGTTTAGGTAAATACCTGATTGGGGTATACATTGAAAAAGGAAATCCGGCATCAGCATTTGGTGCTGCAAGTTCAATTATTGTGATCCTGCTGTGGATTTACTACACATCCATTATTTTATACTTCGGAGCTGAGTTTACGCAAGCTTACGCAGAAAAATATGATAAAGGAATAAGACCAAGTAAATATGCAGTCCATACACAAATTACTGTGGTCGAAAAGAAAGTAGATGTTTTGCCTCCGCAGCATCCTGAGGAAACAAAAACAGAACCGGCCTAA